In Streptosporangium album, the following are encoded in one genomic region:
- a CDS encoding glycosyltransferase family 4 protein yields MKAPILTALDLPAASPGGSVELLYDLYTGAAPLIDAQVFMLNPEAPHTGVPAGVHLLAVGGKCLDGPLFWTYVEKLRYALAARIDPCDVGVVHLQHLAFGATAALIRLLPRHPHLALVHGTDLLLAAAHPTQRRVLHQATKAARAIVVPTAAMAAELHRLAPDARCARLVHIPWGIPDQLLRTPPRPRPRREGPLRLLYAGRLTPRKGVDVVAATLTAMPGLHLSIAAPPGEYAACAARLAWAGCRPAYLGWLPRTELWQAFADHDVLIVPSVTLEAFGLVALEAQACGLPVVYRLVPGLTEVLAESALGVDLADLGALAQILIQLQTDPAMLTDLRAAGLRNAARFPLSATAAALNALSEQIV; encoded by the coding sequence GTGAAAGCTCCGATCCTCACCGCTCTGGACCTGCCCGCGGCCAGCCCCGGCGGCAGCGTCGAACTGCTGTATGACCTGTATACCGGCGCTGCCCCGCTGATCGACGCCCAAGTGTTCATGCTCAACCCCGAGGCCCCGCACACGGGCGTCCCGGCGGGGGTACATCTGCTGGCCGTGGGCGGCAAATGCCTGGACGGGCCGCTGTTCTGGACCTACGTCGAGAAACTCCGCTACGCCCTCGCCGCACGGATCGACCCGTGCGACGTCGGTGTCGTCCACCTGCAACACCTGGCCTTCGGCGCCACCGCGGCCCTGATCCGGCTGCTGCCCCGCCACCCGCATCTGGCCCTGGTCCACGGAACCGACCTGCTGCTTGCCGCCGCCCACCCCACCCAGCGCCGCGTTCTGCACCAGGCCACAAAAGCCGCCCGCGCCATCGTCGTGCCCACTGCGGCCATGGCCGCCGAACTTCACCGGCTGGCGCCCGACGCCCGCTGCGCCCGCCTCGTGCACATTCCCTGGGGCATCCCCGACCAGCTCCTGCGCACCCCGCCCCGCCCGCGGCCGCGCCGGGAGGGGCCGCTGCGGCTGCTGTACGCCGGCCGCCTGACTCCGAGAAAAGGCGTCGACGTCGTGGCCGCCACGCTGACCGCCATGCCCGGCCTTCACCTGAGCATCGCCGCCCCGCCTGGCGAGTACGCCGCCTGCGCGGCCCGCCTGGCGTGGGCCGGCTGCCGTCCGGCCTATCTCGGCTGGCTGCCCCGCACCGAGTTGTGGCAGGCCTTCGCCGACCACGATGTGCTCATCGTGCCCTCCGTCACCCTGGAGGCCTTCGGCCTGGTTGCCCTCGAAGCCCAGGCCTGCGGCCTGCCGGTGGTGTATCGGCTGGTGCCCGGCCTGACCGAAGTCTTGGCCGAATCCGCGCTGGGCGTCGACCTGGCCGACCTCGGCGCCCTGGCCCAGATCCTCATCCAGCTGCAGACCGACCCGGCCATGCTGACAGACCTGCGCGCCGCGGGCCTGCGCAACGCCGCCCGTTTCCCGCTCAGTGCCACCGCTGCCGCGCTGAACGCGCTCAGCGAGCAGATCGTCTGA
- a CDS encoding transposase: protein MPASSGKAIRHRISRGGDRQASRALHLIALTRMAWCPTTRAYIERRTADGKSKAELRRCLKRYIARELFKALISRNSTSEHLQNAA from the coding sequence ATTCCCGCCTCCAGCGGCAAGGCCATCCGGCACCGGATCTCCCGAGGCGGCGACCGCCAGGCCAGCCGGGCCCTTCACCTGATCGCGCTGACCCGCATGGCCTGGTGTCCCACAACCCGCGCCTACATCGAGCGCCGCACCGCCGACGGCAAGTCCAAAGCCGAGCTCCGACGCTGTCTCAAGCGCTACATCGCCCGCGAGCTTTTCAAGGCCCTCATCAGCAGAAATAGCACAAGCGAACATCTTCAGAACGCCGCTTGA
- a CDS encoding IS701 family transposase: MHLVTDVASCPVNWRLFVPEQWDAASPRAEDPAAVTARRRRCRIPADVGHVPKWQLALDMIDELESWGLDPPLVVADEGYGQAGAFRLGLTGRGIPYVVGVRSDTALLGAGACRTVAPYRGTGRRPVPRYRDKPRSARQIVTAAGRRALHTVTWRPGSKGPLRSRFAALRVRPAGRMIRRAHAGEELPECWLLAEWPPGEPEPVKYWLSTLPRRWGLERTLSWISQRRRCVRDHERLSEHHEAMVLWAMIILMGRRLARSN; encoded by the coding sequence GTGCATCTGGTCACCGACGTCGCCTCCTGTCCGGTGAACTGGCGGCTGTTCGTGCCTGAGCAGTGGGATGCGGCCTCGCCGCGGGCAGAGGATCCGGCCGCGGTGACGGCGCGCCGGCGGCGCTGCCGAATCCCCGCCGACGTCGGTCATGTGCCCAAGTGGCAGCTGGCTCTGGACATGATCGACGAGCTGGAGAGTTGGGGGCTGGATCCGCCGTTGGTGGTCGCCGATGAGGGCTACGGCCAAGCCGGGGCCTTTCGCCTGGGCCTGACCGGGCGTGGCATCCCGTACGTGGTGGGGGTGCGTTCCGATACCGCGCTGCTGGGTGCCGGGGCCTGCCGGACCGTCGCGCCGTATCGGGGGACCGGGCGGCGGCCGGTGCCGCGTTATCGAGACAAGCCGCGCTCGGCCCGGCAGATCGTTACTGCCGCCGGGCGGCGCGCGCTGCACACGGTGACCTGGCGGCCCGGGTCCAAGGGACCGCTGCGCTCCCGGTTCGCCGCGCTGCGGGTGCGGCCCGCGGGCCGGATGATCCGCCGTGCCCATGCCGGTGAAGAGCTGCCGGAGTGCTGGCTTTTGGCCGAATGGCCACCGGGCGAGCCGGAGCCGGTCAAGTATTGGCTGTCCACCCTGCCCCGCAGATGGGGGCTGGAACGGACACTGTCGTGGATCTCCCAGCGCCGCCGCTGCGTGCGCGACCACGAGCGCCTATCCGAGCACCACGAAGCCATGGTCCTGTGGGCGATGATCATCCTCATGGGGCGGCGACTCGCACGATCCAACTGA
- a CDS encoding ATP-dependent helicase gives MHYGAVTGSALDHFSPVTRGWFTGAFASPTAAQEGAWASIARGDNTLVVAPTGSGKTLAAFLWSLDRLAAERAAATGGPAENTAGGRGRSREDDVPAGRCRVLYVSPLKALAVDVERNLRAPLAGMRQTARRLGLAVPEISVAIRSGDTSPQERRRFAARPADILITTPESLFLLLTSQAREALRGVETVIVDEVHAVAATKRGAHLALSLERLDALLPEPAQRIGLSATVRPVSEVAAFLGGSRPATVVQPPSEKEIEIEVVVPIEDMTELDGAPRPPRPDDDEWLVEPPARRSIWPHVEGRLFDLIGDHSSTIVFANSRRLAERLCTRLNELAWERRTGGAEPSEPVHWAEGFPAPPASLSTPAAMMAQAGAAKGAVPEIVRAHHGSVSKEERSQIEEALKSGRLPAVVATSSLELGIDMGAVDLVACVESPPSVASGLQRIGRAGHQVGAVSRGVIFPKYRGDLVQTTVVAERMRSGEIEELRYPRNPLDVLAQQIVAMTALDEWTVDELETLLRRAAPYRTLPRSVLEATLDMLAGRYPSEEFAELRPRIVWDRVTGTLRGRPGAQRLAVTNGGTIPDRGLFGVFLVGEKSSRVGELDEEMVYESRVGDVFVLGATSWRIEDITADRVLVSPAPGQPGKLPFWHGDSAGRPAELGRAIGAFLREMSGAGAGADSGVKPGPGGKGDHRDDSRPGASARSGLKTGSAERGGPVPGCVDPGPTEREDPARRGALERIRAAGLDEFAAANLLSYLAEQREATGYVPDDRTLVVERFHDELGDWRVVVHSPYGARVHAPWALAIGRRLRERYGVDVQAVHSDDGIVLRIPDTLSGPPSDVATFDAEEIEQIVTEELGGSALFAARFRECAGRSLLLPRHTPGRRTPLWQQRQRASHLLNVAGRYGSFPVVLETMRECLQDVFDVPGLVQLMRDISARRVRLVEVETSQASPFAASLLFNYVGAFMYEGDAPLAERRAQALALDTSLLAELLGQADLRELLDPDVIADTERELARLDRSLRDAEDLADLLRSHGPLLAADVSLREGDPAWLADLESARRAIRVRVAGQEQWAAIEDATRLRDALGVPLPVGVPHAFLEPVDDPLGDLVARHARTRAPFPADTAAARFGIGPAVVTDTLRRLAASGRVVNGEFRPGGRGEEWCDAGVLRMLRRRSLARLRKEVEPVSPETLAAFAPAWHGITGSPQRGRPPIDALVGAVEQLQGAAVPASALETLILPSRVPGYDPSLLDELTSSGEVVWAGQGSLPGGDGWVALYFADTAPLLMPEPLEITMTPLHGAVVEVLGGGGALFFRELASRVGTLMTGVIPDDAALAAAVWDLVWAGRITGDTLAPLRATLGTGRPAHRPAATRRRRPVLPTRSGPPTVGGRWWLLPQAAGDPTQRAHAQAEVLLERHGVVTRGAVTAERLPGGFAAIYQVLRAFEESGRCRRGYFVEGLGGAQFALPGAVDRMRATAAPSGDGAPDPWSTRKPDGNGRRAVVLAAADPANPYGAALSWPAHPGEVSHKPGRKAGSLVVLVDGHLVLYVERGGKTLLSFTDGDRLRPAVDALALAVRDGALGKLTVERADGAAINDSPLGAALEEAGFHPTPRGLRLRA, from the coding sequence ATGCACTATGGAGCCGTGACCGGATCAGCGCTCGACCACTTCAGCCCTGTGACCAGGGGCTGGTTCACCGGAGCCTTCGCCTCGCCCACCGCCGCCCAGGAGGGGGCGTGGGCGTCGATCGCCCGGGGGGACAACACTCTCGTGGTCGCGCCCACCGGCTCCGGCAAGACGCTGGCCGCGTTCCTGTGGTCGCTCGACCGGCTGGCCGCCGAGCGCGCGGCCGCGACAGGCGGGCCCGCCGAGAACACCGCGGGCGGACGGGGGCGCTCGCGTGAGGACGACGTCCCCGCGGGGCGGTGCCGGGTGCTCTACGTGTCGCCGCTCAAAGCCCTCGCGGTGGACGTCGAGCGCAACCTCCGGGCGCCACTGGCCGGAATGCGGCAGACCGCGCGGCGGCTCGGGCTCGCGGTGCCGGAGATCTCGGTGGCGATCCGCTCGGGCGACACCTCGCCGCAGGAGCGGCGCCGCTTCGCGGCCAGGCCGGCGGACATCCTCATCACCACCCCGGAGTCGCTGTTCCTGCTGCTGACCAGCCAGGCCCGTGAGGCGCTGCGGGGCGTGGAGACGGTCATCGTCGACGAGGTGCACGCCGTGGCCGCCACCAAGCGCGGCGCGCACCTGGCCCTCAGCCTGGAGCGGCTCGACGCCCTGCTCCCCGAGCCCGCGCAACGCATCGGCCTGTCGGCGACGGTCCGGCCGGTGAGCGAGGTGGCCGCCTTCCTCGGCGGCTCCCGCCCCGCGACGGTGGTCCAGCCGCCCTCCGAGAAGGAGATCGAGATCGAGGTGGTCGTTCCGATCGAGGACATGACCGAGCTCGACGGCGCCCCGCGCCCGCCCCGGCCCGACGACGACGAGTGGCTGGTCGAGCCTCCGGCCCGGCGCTCCATCTGGCCGCATGTGGAGGGGCGGCTGTTCGACCTGATCGGAGACCACAGCTCGACGATCGTCTTCGCCAACTCCCGGCGGCTGGCCGAGCGGCTGTGCACCCGTCTCAACGAGCTGGCATGGGAGCGCAGGACCGGCGGGGCGGAGCCGTCGGAGCCGGTGCACTGGGCCGAGGGCTTCCCCGCGCCGCCGGCGTCCCTGTCCACCCCGGCGGCGATGATGGCGCAGGCCGGTGCCGCCAAGGGAGCGGTCCCGGAGATCGTGCGGGCGCACCACGGATCGGTGTCGAAGGAGGAGCGCTCCCAGATCGAGGAGGCGCTCAAGTCGGGGCGGCTGCCGGCGGTGGTCGCGACCTCCAGCCTGGAGCTCGGCATCGACATGGGCGCGGTGGACCTGGTCGCCTGCGTGGAGTCGCCGCCGAGCGTGGCCAGTGGCCTGCAGCGGATCGGCCGGGCCGGGCACCAGGTGGGGGCCGTCTCACGGGGCGTGATCTTCCCCAAATACCGGGGTGACCTGGTCCAGACGACCGTGGTGGCCGAACGGATGAGAAGCGGGGAGATCGAGGAGCTCCGCTATCCGCGCAACCCCCTGGACGTGCTCGCCCAGCAGATCGTGGCCATGACCGCCCTCGACGAGTGGACGGTCGACGAGCTGGAGACCCTCCTGCGGCGTGCGGCTCCCTACCGGACGCTTCCCCGCAGCGTGCTGGAGGCGACGCTCGACATGCTCGCGGGGCGCTACCCGAGCGAGGAGTTCGCCGAGCTGCGCCCGCGCATCGTGTGGGACCGGGTCACCGGCACCCTGCGGGGACGGCCCGGGGCCCAGCGGCTGGCCGTGACCAACGGCGGCACGATCCCCGACCGGGGGCTGTTCGGCGTCTTCCTGGTCGGGGAGAAGTCCTCCCGGGTCGGTGAGCTGGACGAGGAGATGGTCTACGAGTCCCGGGTCGGTGACGTGTTCGTGCTGGGCGCGACCTCCTGGCGGATCGAGGACATCACGGCCGACCGGGTGCTGGTCTCCCCCGCGCCCGGACAGCCGGGCAAGCTCCCGTTCTGGCACGGCGACAGCGCAGGGCGCCCGGCGGAGCTGGGCAGGGCGATCGGCGCGTTCCTCCGCGAGATGTCCGGCGCGGGCGCGGGCGCCGACTCCGGCGTCAAGCCGGGCCCCGGTGGAAAGGGAGACCACCGCGACGATTCCCGGCCGGGCGCCTCCGCGCGGAGCGGCCTGAAAACCGGCTCCGCGGAGCGGGGAGGTCCGGTGCCCGGCTGCGTGGATCCGGGTCCCACCGAGCGGGAGGATCCGGCGCGCAGAGGCGCGCTGGAGCGGATCAGGGCGGCCGGGCTCGACGAGTTCGCCGCGGCCAACCTGCTGTCCTACCTGGCCGAGCAGCGAGAGGCCACCGGATATGTGCCGGATGACCGGACACTGGTGGTCGAGCGGTTCCACGACGAGCTGGGCGACTGGCGGGTCGTGGTGCATTCACCGTACGGAGCGCGGGTGCACGCGCCGTGGGCCCTGGCCATCGGGCGGCGGCTGCGGGAGCGCTACGGCGTCGACGTCCAGGCCGTCCATTCCGACGACGGGATCGTGCTGCGCATCCCCGACACCCTGTCCGGCCCCCCGTCGGACGTGGCGACCTTCGACGCCGAGGAGATCGAGCAGATCGTCACCGAGGAGCTCGGCGGGTCGGCGCTGTTCGCGGCGCGGTTCCGGGAGTGCGCGGGGCGGTCCCTGCTGCTCCCGCGCCACACTCCCGGCAGGCGCACTCCGCTCTGGCAGCAGCGGCAGCGGGCCTCGCACCTGCTGAACGTGGCCGGCCGCTACGGTTCGTTCCCGGTGGTACTGGAGACGATGCGCGAATGCCTGCAGGACGTGTTCGACGTCCCGGGGCTGGTCCAGCTCATGCGGGATATCTCGGCGCGGCGGGTGCGGCTGGTCGAGGTCGAGACCTCCCAGGCGTCGCCGTTCGCGGCGTCGCTGCTGTTCAACTACGTCGGCGCATTCATGTACGAGGGGGACGCCCCGCTGGCCGAGCGCCGCGCCCAGGCGCTCGCACTCGACACGAGCCTGCTGGCCGAACTGCTGGGCCAGGCGGACCTGCGCGAGCTGCTCGACCCCGATGTGATCGCCGACACCGAGCGCGAGCTGGCCCGGCTGGACCGGTCGCTCCGCGACGCCGAGGACCTGGCCGACCTGCTCCGTTCGCACGGCCCCCTCCTCGCGGCCGATGTGAGCCTGCGCGAGGGTGACCCGGCCTGGCTCGCCGATCTGGAGAGCGCACGGAGAGCGATCCGGGTACGGGTGGCCGGACAGGAGCAGTGGGCGGCGATCGAGGACGCCACCCGGCTGCGCGACGCGCTCGGCGTGCCGCTGCCGGTGGGGGTGCCGCACGCCTTCCTGGAGCCGGTGGACGACCCGCTGGGCGACCTGGTCGCCCGGCACGCCCGCACCCGCGCTCCCTTCCCGGCCGACACGGCCGCCGCCAGGTTCGGCATCGGCCCCGCGGTAGTCACCGACACGCTGCGCCGCCTGGCCGCCTCCGGCCGGGTAGTGAACGGGGAGTTCAGGCCGGGCGGCCGGGGAGAGGAGTGGTGCGACGCCGGGGTGTTGCGGATGCTGCGCCGCAGGTCCCTGGCCCGGCTCCGCAAAGAGGTGGAGCCGGTCTCCCCCGAGACCCTGGCCGCCTTCGCCCCCGCCTGGCATGGCATCACCGGCAGTCCGCAGCGGGGCAGGCCGCCCATCGACGCGCTGGTCGGCGCGGTCGAGCAGCTCCAAGGCGCGGCGGTGCCCGCCTCCGCGCTGGAGACGTTGATCCTGCCCTCGCGGGTGCCCGGATACGATCCGTCGCTGCTGGACGAGCTGACGTCCTCCGGGGAGGTCGTCTGGGCGGGACAGGGATCTCTCCCAGGCGGGGATGGCTGGGTGGCTCTGTACTTCGCCGACACCGCCCCCCTGCTGATGCCCGAACCGCTGGAGATCACCATGACACCGCTGCACGGGGCGGTCGTGGAGGTGCTCGGCGGCGGCGGGGCGCTGTTCTTCCGGGAGTTGGCGAGCCGGGTCGGCACCCTCATGACCGGCGTGATCCCGGACGACGCGGCGCTGGCCGCCGCCGTATGGGACCTGGTGTGGGCCGGGCGGATCACCGGTGACACCCTCGCACCGCTGCGGGCCACGCTCGGCACCGGCCGTCCCGCTCATCGTCCGGCCGCGACGCGCAGGCGGCGGCCGGTGCTGCCCACCCGGAGCGGGCCGCCGACCGTGGGCGGTCGCTGGTGGCTGCTGCCGCAGGCGGCCGGCGATCCGACCCAGCGGGCGCACGCCCAGGCCGAGGTGCTGCTGGAGCGGCACGGCGTGGTGACGCGGGGCGCGGTGACCGCAGAGCGGCTGCCCGGCGGGTTCGCCGCGATCTACCAGGTGCTCCGCGCCTTCGAGGAGAGTGGCCGGTGCCGCCGGGGCTACTTCGTCGAGGGGCTGGGCGGCGCCCAGTTCGCCCTCCCCGGAGCCGTCGACCGGATGCGCGCCACCGCCGCGCCATCGGGTGACGGCGCACCCGACCCGTGGAGCACCCGGAAACCGGACGGAAACGGCCGGCGGGCGGTGGTGCTGGCGGCGGCCGACCCGGCCAACCCGTACGGCGCGGCCCTGTCCTGGCCCGCCCACCCCGGTGAGGTGTCCCACAAGCCGGGCCGGAAGGCGGGCTCCCTGGTGGTGCTCGTGGACGGGCACCTGGTGCTCTACGTCGAGCGCGGCGGCAAGACCCTGCTGTCCTTCACCGACGGCGACCGCCTCAGGCCCGCCGTGGACGCGCTGGCCCTGGCCGTCCGCGACGGCGCCCTCGGCAAGCTGACCGTGGAGCGGGCGGACGGCGCCGCCATCAACGACTCCCCCCTGGGCGCCGCCCTGGAGGAGGCCGGGTTCCACCCGACTCCGAGGGGACTGCGCCTGCGCGCCTAG
- a CDS encoding VOC family protein, which translates to MSIDHPAVETARERIRTEHLRQRRPPSSARGLHHFALVSSDVETTIAFYQDLLEFPLTEIFENRDYRGSNHFFFDVGNGNLLAFFDFPGLDLGPYKEVLGGLHHIAISVDPSTWERLRGKLEAAGVSHQIESGASIYFRDPDGARLELLADPLGEMYGSHML; encoded by the coding sequence ATGAGCATCGACCACCCGGCCGTGGAGACGGCACGTGAGCGGATCAGAACGGAGCATCTGCGGCAGCGCCGCCCGCCGAGCAGCGCGAGGGGCCTGCACCACTTCGCGCTGGTCTCCTCCGACGTGGAGACGACGATCGCCTTCTACCAGGATCTCCTGGAGTTCCCCCTCACGGAGATCTTCGAGAACCGCGACTACCGGGGATCGAACCACTTCTTCTTCGACGTCGGAAACGGCAACCTGCTGGCCTTCTTCGACTTCCCGGGCCTGGATCTCGGCCCCTACAAGGAAGTTCTCGGCGGGCTCCACCACATCGCCATCTCCGTGGACCCGTCGACCTGGGAGCGGTTACGGGGCAAGCTGGAGGCCGCGGGCGTGTCGCACCAGATCGAGAGCGGCGCGTCGATCTACTTCAGGGACCCCGACGGAGCCCGCCTGGAATTGCTCGCCGACCCGCTCGGCGAGATGTACGGCTCCCACATGCTCTGA
- a CDS encoding MBOAT family O-acyltransferase, with translation MSFSSPLFLWFFMPATLLVYWLLPSRWRNALVAVVSLVFYTWGAGPYTVLLLSAIVVNYVAGLVIDSVRLLERPRARRGVLIAAVGWDLAILAIWKYGGFASRQIDAVSSALGLGHSPIVNLALPIGISFFTFHHLSYVVDVYRHSRPAQKSLVQFITYIAMFPQLVAGPIVRYHEISEQLADTGRDRYDDFVAGFPRFALGLAKKVIVADTIAPVADAAFAHAGGQINTPTAWLAALAYTIQIYFDFSGYSDMAVGLGMMLGFRLPENFNRPYSACSVTDFWRRWHMSLSRWFRDYVYIPLGGNRGGTLSTYRNLLIIFVLCGFWHGANWTFLVWGLYHGGLLVVERLLGWDRPPRTILATVLRRAVTFLLVVMGWVFFRAETMTEATGVLQAMFTWRPGELDEFAAFALNHQRTLTLALALTVVLLPASRALGPLIQSGQGRAVTAVRTVMTWVAAPYAAVLVAAGTFSPFLYYQF, from the coding sequence ATGTCGTTTTCCTCCCCCCTGTTCCTGTGGTTCTTCATGCCGGCCACGCTGCTGGTCTACTGGTTGCTCCCGTCGCGCTGGCGGAACGCCCTCGTCGCCGTGGTCAGCCTGGTCTTCTACACCTGGGGTGCGGGGCCGTACACCGTGCTGCTGCTCTCGGCGATCGTCGTCAACTACGTCGCCGGTCTCGTGATCGACTCCGTACGGCTGCTGGAACGACCCCGGGCCCGCAGGGGTGTGCTGATCGCGGCGGTTGGGTGGGACCTGGCGATCCTGGCCATATGGAAGTACGGCGGATTCGCCAGCCGGCAGATCGACGCCGTGTCGAGCGCGCTGGGGCTGGGCCACAGTCCGATCGTGAATCTGGCCCTGCCGATCGGAATATCGTTCTTCACCTTCCACCACCTCTCCTACGTAGTGGATGTCTACCGGCACAGCAGGCCCGCGCAGAAGAGCCTGGTTCAGTTCATCACCTACATCGCGATGTTCCCTCAGCTCGTCGCCGGACCGATCGTCCGCTACCACGAGATCTCCGAACAGCTCGCCGACACCGGCCGTGACAGGTATGACGACTTCGTCGCCGGGTTCCCCCGCTTCGCCCTGGGCCTGGCCAAGAAAGTGATCGTCGCTGACACGATCGCTCCGGTCGCGGACGCCGCGTTCGCCCACGCCGGTGGTCAGATCAACACTCCGACCGCCTGGTTGGCGGCGCTGGCCTACACCATCCAGATCTACTTTGACTTCTCCGGCTACTCCGACATGGCCGTCGGCCTGGGCATGATGCTCGGGTTCCGGCTTCCGGAGAACTTCAACCGGCCGTATTCGGCATGCTCCGTAACGGACTTCTGGCGACGCTGGCACATGTCCCTGTCCCGTTGGTTTCGCGACTACGTCTACATCCCGCTCGGCGGAAACCGCGGCGGCACCTTGAGCACCTACCGCAACCTGCTGATCATCTTCGTGCTCTGCGGCTTCTGGCACGGTGCCAACTGGACCTTCCTCGTCTGGGGCCTGTATCACGGCGGCCTTCTGGTCGTCGAACGGCTACTGGGCTGGGATCGCCCGCCCCGCACCATCTTGGCCACGGTGCTGCGTCGCGCCGTGACCTTCCTGCTGGTCGTGATGGGCTGGGTGTTCTTCCGCGCGGAGACCATGACCGAGGCGACGGGCGTGCTCCAGGCGATGTTCACCTGGCGGCCGGGGGAGCTGGACGAGTTCGCCGCGTTCGCGCTCAACCACCAGCGGACGCTCACTTTGGCGCTGGCACTGACCGTGGTGTTGCTCCCGGCCTCGCGCGCGCTCGGCCCGCTGATCCAGTCGGGTCAGGGCCGTGCGGTGACGGCGGTGCGGACCGTGATGACCTGGGTAGCCGCCCCTTATGCCGCAGTGCTGGTCGCCGCGGGCACCTTCAGCCCCTTCCTGTACTACCAGTTCTGA
- a CDS encoding alginate O-acetyltransferase AlgX-related protein: protein MLLAAGLFFFGPALAFAVGDRAVEIENRKLPDLPALSDGWEFIPKAEAWAVAHLPLRQYAVRGNVSISEGIFGQSPSYNTGKKPTYPRVIEGRDGWLYFGDDVIEACRPRWSITETLNRTRRLAEIVRKSGRRFVFTVAPDKTTVYPGRLPARFLGQACLRKRKQEFWAALKAARLPGYMDLRGPLERLQQESGASAYWRTDSHWNERSGGLYGTELARALDPGLSQGTRLVKTGQMVREGDIGTMLGTPRKETIDQWTLVRDGVKRVRQDDGQMPLSFVTANMSTRAPLFKPRTLLIGDSFTRNSLSWVTPYFANLTYMRSDASAKAGPDYVAEKIARSETVVFEMVERYFVGGHGEMLDDATLAAIDRALR, encoded by the coding sequence ATGCTGCTGGCGGCGGGGCTGTTCTTCTTCGGGCCTGCGCTGGCCTTCGCCGTGGGCGACCGGGCCGTCGAGATCGAGAACCGGAAGCTGCCGGACTTGCCCGCTTTGTCGGACGGCTGGGAATTCATCCCCAAGGCCGAGGCGTGGGCCGTGGCCCACCTGCCGTTGCGGCAGTACGCCGTGCGTGGCAACGTCTCCATATCCGAAGGGATATTCGGCCAGTCACCGTCGTACAACACGGGAAAGAAACCTACATATCCCCGTGTGATCGAGGGTCGCGATGGCTGGCTCTACTTCGGAGACGACGTGATCGAGGCGTGCCGACCACGCTGGAGCATCACCGAGACTCTGAACCGGACGCGCAGGCTGGCCGAGATCGTACGGAAGTCCGGCAGGCGCTTTGTGTTCACTGTGGCGCCGGACAAGACCACGGTGTATCCCGGCAGATTGCCGGCGCGCTTCCTCGGTCAGGCGTGCTTGAGAAAGCGCAAGCAGGAATTCTGGGCCGCGCTGAAGGCGGCACGCCTGCCGGGGTACATGGATCTCCGCGGGCCTCTGGAGCGGTTGCAACAGGAGTCCGGCGCTTCCGCGTACTGGCGGACCGATAGCCACTGGAACGAGCGTTCCGGCGGGCTGTACGGCACGGAACTGGCTCGGGCGCTCGACCCCGGCCTCTCACAGGGCACCCGGCTGGTCAAGACCGGGCAGATGGTCCGGGAGGGCGACATAGGCACGATGCTCGGCACACCGCGCAAGGAGACCATCGACCAGTGGACACTGGTTCGAGACGGCGTGAAGCGGGTCCGGCAGGACGACGGGCAGATGCCCCTGTCGTTCGTCACCGCCAACATGTCGACCCGAGCCCCGCTGTTCAAGCCCAGAACCTTGCTCATCGGTGACTCGTTCACCCGTAACTCACTGTCGTGGGTGACGCCGTACTTCGCGAACCTGACCTATATGCGCAGTGACGCGTCCGCCAAAGCGGGACCGGACTACGTCGCGGAGAAGATCGCCCGAAGCGAAACGGTGGTGTTCGAGATGGTGGAGCGCTATTTCGTCGGTGGGCACGGAGAGATGCTGGACGACGCGACCCTCGCCGCGATCGACAGAGCGCTGCGATAA
- a CDS encoding DUF3046 domain-containing protein, which yields MRLSEFWSRMRLHFGDPYAESWARDYVIADLGGRTVNQALADGIAAKEVWRAVCGVSDVPARLR from the coding sequence ATGCGCCTGTCGGAGTTCTGGAGCCGGATGAGACTGCACTTCGGTGACCCGTACGCGGAGTCGTGGGCCCGCGACTACGTCATCGCCGATCTCGGCGGCCGGACGGTGAACCAGGCGCTGGCCGACGGCATCGCTGCCAAGGAAGTCTGGCGGGCCGTGTGCGGGGTGTCCGACGTCCCCGCCCGGCTGCGCTGA